The Fundidesulfovibrio soli genomic interval GCTGATGTTCTTCAAATACAGCGGACAGTTCGGCCCCGGAGAGGCCTCGGCTGGACCTAGGACAAACCGGAGGCCTCCGGCGGCCAAAGGGAGTTCCTCCCTTTGGAATCCCGCTTCGCTTCGCGTTCACGGCGGGAGCATCGAGTTCATTCGATACGAAAACGCCGGGTGATCCTGACGGATCACCCGGCGTTTTTTTGGGGGGAAAAGGCAGGGATGCTAGGCGGGCAGGGCGTTGGCCCCGGAGCCGTTCTGCATGTCCTCGATGAGCTGCTTGAGCACCACGGCCTGGCGCGAGAGCTGCCCCACGGCCTCCGAGGCCTGGATCATGGCCTGCGAGGTCTCGCCCGAGATGGCGTTGACCTCCTCGATGGAGCGGTTGATCTGTTCGCTGGCCGCGGACTGCTCCTCCGAGGCCGCCGCGATGGAGCGCACCTGGTCGGCGGCGGCGTCCACCAGGGTGACGATCTCCAGCAGGGATTCGCCCGAGGTCTGGGCCATGCGGGTGGCGTCCTCGATGGCGCCCACGGCCTTCTCCACGGTGACGATGTTGGTGCGCGTGCCCTGCTGGATGCCGGAAATGGACTCCCCCACCTCCTTGGTGGCGGTCATGGTCTTCTCGGCCAGCTTGCGCACCTCGTCGGCGACAACCGCAAAGCCGCGGCCGGCCTCTCCGGCGCGGGCGGCCTCGATGGCCGCGTTGAGGGCCAGCAGGTTGGTCTGGTCCGCGATGTCGGAGATCACATCCATGATCTGGCCGATCCCCTCGGCCTGATGCCCCAGGGAGGACATGTCCGTCTTGAGATTCATGGCCTGGCGCTGCACCTCGCGGATGCTCTCCACCACCTTGGCCACCACGGCGGAGCCGCCCTCGGCCTTGTGCTTGGCGCCCTCGGCGGTCTGCGCCGCCTGGGAGGCGTTGCGGGCCACCTCCAGCACGGTGGCGTTCATCTGCTCCATGGCCGTGGCGGTCTCGGCCACGCGCTGGGCCTGGGTCTGCGCTCCGGCGCTGGAGTGGTCCACCTGGGCGGAGAGCTGGTCAGAGGCGGAGGCCAGAATTTCAGTCACGTGCTGCAGCTCCCCGGCCACGCGCAACATGCTGGAGAGCGTCTGGTCAGCCTGCACCCGGGCCGCGTCGGACTCGGCCCTGGCGGCCAGCGAGGCCTCGGCCTGCTCGGCTGCCAGGCGGGACTGCCTGTCGGCCTCCTCGATCTTCTCCTTGAGGCTGCCCACCATGGTGTTCAGGTTGGCGGCCAGCTCGCCTATCTCGTCCTTCTGGTCCAGCTCCAGGGTGCTGCCGTAGTCCCCGGCGGCCACCTTGCGGGCGAAGTCCACGCCCTTGCGCACCGGGCCGGTTATGGCCCGGGTGATGAACAGCGAGACGATGGCGCCCAGGCCCAGGGCCACGGCCAGTCCGATGGCCAGCTCCAGGCGGGCCATGCCCAGCTCCGCGCTGGCCTGCTCGGAAAGCTTGGTCAGCTGCTTGATGCCCGCCTCGGAGATGGAGGCCGTGCTGGCAAGAATGGCCTGGGCGGCCTTGGCCCCTGCCGCGTTCTGCTCGCGCACGTCGGCGGAGGCGGCGATCTGCTTGTCCAGCCTGTTGGAATAGACGGTGATGGTCTCCACCAGCGTGTTGAAGGTATTCTTCTGTTCTGCGTCGGTGGCGAAGGCCTTGAGCGTGGCGATGTTGCTGTGCACCTGCTGGAACAGGGCCTTGGCCTGCTTGTATTCGGCGGCATCGCCCGTGAGGTCGGCGCGCAGCACGTGGAACTGGATGGAGGAGGCCGCCTCCAGGATGCCGTTGGCGAGCTCAAGGTTCTGGAGGTCGTCCTCC includes:
- a CDS encoding methyl-accepting chemotaxis protein — its product is MKNFKLSLKIGIGFGVVLALVVVLGAVAFLGMSSVSETSTRIKDEYVPEVELANDIQNHAQRAMFAMRGYAYTGSKAEFETMRAQMAEAKKALADAQALADRYPKLVALREAIGPVSTQLADYEKLSSQTVVIMEALNAARDERVAAAERFFKAAQDVARLYESILHKSIAKDAGKNTLEDDLQNLELANGILEAASSIQFHVLRADLTGDAAEYKQAKALFQQVHSNIATLKAFATDAEQKNTFNTLVETITVYSNRLDKQIAASADVREQNAAGAKAAQAILASTASISEAGIKQLTKLSEQASAELGMARLELAIGLAVALGLGAIVSLFITRAITGPVRKGVDFARKVAAGDYGSTLELDQKDEIGELAANLNTMVGSLKEKIEEADRQSRLAAEQAEASLAARAESDAARVQADQTLSSMLRVAGELQHVTEILASASDQLSAQVDHSSAGAQTQAQRVAETATAMEQMNATVLEVARNASQAAQTAEGAKHKAEGGSAVVAKVVESIREVQRQAMNLKTDMSSLGHQAEGIGQIMDVISDIADQTNLLALNAAIEAARAGEAGRGFAVVADEVRKLAEKTMTATKEVGESISGIQQGTRTNIVTVEKAVGAIEDATRMAQTSGESLLEIVTLVDAAADQVRSIAAASEEQSAASEQINRSIEEVNAISGETSQAMIQASEAVGQLSRQAVVLKQLIEDMQNGSGANALPA